The following proteins come from a genomic window of Tepidiforma thermophila:
- a CDS encoding PLP-dependent aminotransferase family protein gives MAEPYWTPERVDQVVSARARILGPQVWAAATPDPRHLISFAGGLPDIPSLPAEELLRAARTVLDRERKEALEYGGTFGPLPLRDAIAERWTRLEGVPVSRDHVIIASGSAHAIGMVCETLLDPGDIVMVESPNFPGSMRTIRSFGAEMVAIPLDADGMRTDVLEVKLAELAAQGRRAKFIYCIPNHQNPAGCTMSLARREHLLDLARRYDTFVLEDDAYGELWFEEPPPPSIFALSNGEHGVKVCSFSKTIATGLRMGWIQGPPALISRIAALRYDMGSSPFLGRVIAEMIRNGDLDRHIDRLRGIYRRKLERVEEALARYCAPYVIYTRPKGGFFLWLELREGLSSRDVHLAANERGVIVGQGPQFFADGKATNHLRLAFSYVAMEEIEEGIQRLGEAMADVAARSGLK, from the coding sequence ATGGCCGAGCCCTACTGGACCCCGGAACGCGTCGACCAGGTGGTGAGCGCCCGTGCCCGCATTCTCGGGCCGCAGGTCTGGGCAGCGGCCACACCCGACCCTCGTCACCTCATTTCCTTCGCGGGCGGCCTCCCCGATATCCCGTCTCTCCCGGCCGAGGAACTGCTCCGCGCCGCCCGCACTGTCCTCGATCGCGAGCGGAAGGAGGCCCTGGAGTACGGCGGCACCTTCGGCCCGCTGCCCCTGCGGGACGCCATCGCTGAGCGGTGGACCCGCCTGGAGGGCGTTCCCGTTTCCCGGGACCACGTCATCATCGCCAGCGGCTCGGCACACGCGATTGGGATGGTCTGCGAAACCCTGCTCGACCCCGGGGACATCGTTATGGTCGAGAGCCCGAACTTCCCCGGCTCGATGCGCACCATCAGGTCGTTTGGCGCAGAGATGGTGGCGATCCCGCTCGATGCCGACGGCATGCGGACAGATGTCCTCGAAGTGAAGCTCGCTGAACTCGCCGCCCAGGGTCGCCGGGCGAAGTTCATCTACTGCATTCCGAACCACCAGAACCCGGCCGGCTGCACGATGAGCCTCGCGCGCCGGGAGCACCTGCTCGACCTCGCCCGCCGATACGACACCTTCGTCCTCGAGGACGATGCCTACGGTGAGCTCTGGTTCGAAGAGCCACCGCCGCCATCCATTTTTGCCCTCAGCAACGGCGAGCACGGGGTCAAGGTGTGCAGCTTTTCCAAGACCATCGCGACCGGCCTCCGGATGGGCTGGATCCAGGGCCCGCCGGCGCTCATTTCGCGCATTGCGGCACTCCGATACGACATGGGCTCCAGTCCTTTCCTCGGCCGGGTCATCGCCGAGATGATCCGGAACGGCGACCTGGACCGCCACATCGACCGGCTCCGGGGGATCTACCGACGCAAGCTCGAACGGGTCGAAGAGGCGCTCGCCCGCTATTGCGCTCCATACGTGATCTACACCCGTCCGAAGGGGGGCTTCTTCCTCTGGCTTGAGCTCCGGGAGGGGCTCAGCTCCCGCGATGTCCACCTCGCGGCGAACGAGCGTGGCGTCATTGTCGGACAGGGCCCCCAGTTCTTCGCCGACGGAAAGGCCACGAACCACCTCCGCCTCGCCTTCAGTTATGTCGCAATGGAAGAGATCGAAGAAGGCATCCAGCGGCTCGGCGAGGCGATGGCCGACGTTGCCGCCCGCTCGGGGTTGAAGTAG
- a CDS encoding MBL fold metallo-hydrolase encodes MPAIDAVSIGSVTIAPLLDAPVLMNPRHFLPEHADRFYEEFGTEADERGLFTMSITCYLVRSAGRTLLIDTGLGPRRRPGFPVGRLDEALRGAGVDPADIDLVVHTHLHIDHVGWNTIDLDGGRREVFFPKAEFVIQQTEWDYWMAPERLAAPGNDHLRECVEPLRDTGRIRFVEGETALDEHLVFVPTPGHTPGHVAIGIVDGFERGLIIGDASHHPAQLIHPDWSPAFDVDPVQSAATREALFERAIAEGVLWMAGHWPHPGIGRLTRRDGRRVFEPL; translated from the coding sequence ATGCCCGCCATCGACGCGGTCTCCATCGGGTCAGTCACCATCGCACCGCTGCTCGACGCACCGGTCCTCATGAACCCGCGCCACTTCCTGCCCGAGCACGCCGACCGCTTCTACGAAGAGTTCGGAACCGAGGCGGATGAGCGCGGGCTGTTCACCATGAGCATCACCTGCTACCTCGTCCGTTCCGCGGGACGGACCTTACTCATCGACACCGGGCTGGGACCCCGGCGTCGGCCGGGATTCCCCGTGGGCCGGCTCGACGAGGCCCTCCGGGGCGCGGGGGTGGACCCGGCCGATATCGACCTCGTGGTCCATACCCACCTGCACATCGACCACGTCGGCTGGAACACCATCGACCTCGACGGCGGGCGACGCGAGGTCTTCTTCCCGAAGGCGGAGTTTGTCATTCAGCAGACGGAATGGGACTACTGGATGGCGCCGGAGCGGCTCGCGGCGCCGGGAAACGACCATCTGCGGGAGTGCGTCGAACCCCTTCGCGACACAGGCCGCATCCGCTTCGTCGAGGGCGAGACCGCGCTCGACGAGCACCTCGTGTTCGTCCCGACACCCGGGCACACACCGGGACACGTCGCCATCGGCATCGTCGACGGGTTCGAACGGGGGCTCATCATCGGCGATGCGTCGCACCACCCGGCCCAGCTGATCCACCCCGACTGGTCGCCCGCGTTCGATGTCGACCCCGTGCAGTCCGCGGCGACGCGCGAAGCGCTCTTCGAACGCGCCATCGCGGAGGGCGTTCTCTGGATGGCCGGGCACTGGCCGCACCCCGGCATCGGGCGGCTGACCCGGCGGGACGGCCGCCGTGTTTTCGAGCCGCTCTGA